The Sphingomonas sanxanigenens DSM 19645 = NX02 genome includes a region encoding these proteins:
- a CDS encoding alpha/beta hydrolase, whose translation MLGLIAAVTLSGAARAQTDKMEPIAVPAQPDAIELATGPLPGAVAQESWHSQYGSVFARNVTVATLTPFLPDPAKATGAAVIVAPGGGFRTLSMQNEGWDVAKALADRGVAAFVLKYRLNQTPQDMAAFERSMQQMFSAAARPRRMNPDEAIKGLTPQIEDARAAFALVRRRATEWRIDRDRIGMIGFSAGAMLTMATTLAGQDAKPAFIGNIYGPLAAMTVPTDAPPMFVALAADDPLFANNGFGLIESWRTAKRPVEFHFYERGGHGFGMYKKATTSTDWFEAFAHWIGMHGMLKPAS comes from the coding sequence ATGCTCGGGCTCATCGCTGCGGTAACGCTCTCAGGGGCAGCGCGCGCCCAGACGGACAAGATGGAGCCGATCGCGGTTCCGGCCCAACCCGATGCGATAGAACTGGCAACCGGACCTCTTCCCGGCGCGGTCGCGCAGGAGTCCTGGCATAGCCAATATGGTAGCGTTTTCGCACGGAACGTCACCGTCGCAACGCTCACGCCGTTTTTGCCGGACCCGGCGAAGGCGACGGGCGCGGCCGTGATCGTCGCGCCCGGTGGCGGGTTCCGGACGCTTTCGATGCAGAACGAGGGATGGGATGTGGCCAAGGCGCTGGCCGACCGGGGTGTCGCCGCGTTCGTCCTGAAGTACCGCCTCAACCAGACACCGCAGGACATGGCTGCCTTCGAAAGGTCCATGCAGCAGATGTTCTCGGCCGCGGCGCGCCCGCGGCGGATGAATCCGGATGAAGCCATCAAGGGGCTCACACCGCAGATAGAAGATGCTCGCGCAGCGTTCGCGCTGGTGCGGCGTCGGGCCACCGAGTGGCGCATCGATCGGGATCGCATCGGAATGATCGGATTCTCCGCCGGAGCGATGCTGACGATGGCGACGACATTGGCGGGCCAGGACGCGAAGCCAGCCTTCATCGGAAACATCTATGGTCCGCTGGCGGCCATGACGGTTCCCACCGACGCGCCGCCGATGTTCGTCGCGCTTGCTGCGGACGATCCGCTGTTCGCGAACAATGGTTTCGGCCTGATCGAAAGCTGGCGGACCGCGAAACGGCCGGTCGAGTTTCATTTCTACGAGCGCGGTGGGCATGGGTTCGGGATGTACAAGAAGGCGACGACCAGCACGGACTGGTTCGAAGCGTTCGCACACTGGATCGGGATGCATGGCATGCTGAAGCCGGCAAGCTGA
- a CDS encoding glycoside hydrolase family 43 protein, protein MTHICNPILRGFNPDPSIVRVGEDIFIATSTFEWYPGVQIHHSRDLANWRLASRPLARAAQLDMRGNPDSCGVWAPDLSHADGRFWLVYTDVKRYGQTTVDGATGASLRDFHNYLVTCDRIDGAWSDPVYLNSSGFDPALFHDDDGSTWLLNMLWDHRPGRGRFAGIVAQQLCRETLRLIGVPKLIFTGTARGFTEGPHLYKRDGWYHLLVAEGGTGWDHAVVMARSRSLLGPYEVHPDGAVLTAGGRADAPLARAGHGDLVELADGTTWLAFLCGRPAPGTERCVLGRETSIQPVRWDADGWLRTIDGTGKPDPTPPQPALAPHPWPEQAWDGTFDGPDLPDAFQWLRTPRPEFLFSLTARPGHLRLFGRETIGSLFQQSLVARRQTDHRYTVTTRVEFAPDHFQQAAGLACYYNSTKFHYLNITSDDGVRQLHVMSAAPDLTGCTDVVVVPALPDGAIELRVDVDGAALRFAWRSAGDREWQVLPMTLDASILSDEATLPGLPNFTGCFVGMACQDLSGTGLAADFEWFRYREGDEAERAFLRD, encoded by the coding sequence ATGACTCACATCTGCAATCCGATCCTTCGCGGCTTCAACCCCGATCCTTCGATCGTGCGCGTCGGGGAGGATATCTTTATCGCGACATCCACGTTCGAATGGTATCCGGGCGTGCAGATTCATCACTCCCGCGACCTGGCGAATTGGCGGCTGGCATCCCGACCGCTGGCTCGCGCGGCGCAGCTCGATATGCGGGGCAATCCCGATTCCTGCGGCGTGTGGGCGCCCGATCTCAGCCATGCCGATGGGCGCTTCTGGCTGGTGTATACCGACGTCAAGCGGTACGGGCAGACCACGGTGGACGGCGCCACCGGCGCGTCGCTGCGCGACTTCCACAACTATCTGGTGACCTGCGACCGGATAGACGGCGCCTGGTCCGACCCTGTCTATCTGAACAGCAGCGGCTTCGACCCGGCGCTCTTCCACGACGACGACGGCAGCACCTGGCTGCTCAATATGTTGTGGGATCACCGGCCGGGACGCGGTCGGTTCGCGGGGATCGTGGCGCAGCAGCTCTGCCGCGAAACATTGCGGCTGATCGGCGTCCCGAAGCTCATCTTCACGGGGACCGCGCGGGGCTTCACCGAAGGCCCGCACCTCTACAAGCGGGATGGCTGGTATCATCTGCTGGTCGCGGAGGGCGGGACCGGCTGGGACCACGCCGTGGTGATGGCACGGTCCAGATCGCTGCTCGGCCCTTATGAGGTACACCCGGACGGCGCCGTGCTCACCGCGGGCGGACGCGCAGATGCTCCGCTTGCCCGTGCGGGCCATGGCGACCTGGTAGAACTGGCCGATGGAACGACCTGGCTGGCTTTTCTGTGCGGCCGCCCCGCGCCAGGCACGGAGCGTTGCGTGCTCGGGCGCGAGACATCGATCCAGCCGGTACGGTGGGATGCGGATGGCTGGCTGCGGACGATCGACGGCACCGGCAAACCGGATCCCACGCCCCCGCAGCCCGCCCTCGCCCCCCATCCGTGGCCCGAGCAGGCATGGGACGGGACGTTCGACGGCCCGGATCTGCCCGACGCGTTCCAGTGGCTGCGAACGCCTCGTCCTGAATTCCTGTTCAGTCTGACGGCTCGACCGGGTCATCTGCGTCTGTTCGGACGCGAGACGATCGGCAGCCTGTTCCAGCAATCACTGGTCGCGCGCCGGCAGACTGACCACCGATATACGGTGACGACGCGCGTGGAGTTCGCGCCGGATCATTTTCAGCAGGCCGCCGGACTGGCGTGCTACTATAACAGCACGAAATTTCATTATCTCAACATCACGTCCGATGATGGCGTCCGCCAATTGCACGTCATGTCCGCCGCCCCGGATCTCACCGGCTGCACGGACGTGGTCGTCGTCCCTGCCCTTCCCGACGGCGCGATCGAGTTGCGCGTCGATGTCGACGGCGCCGCGCTTCGTTTTGCCTGGCGATCGGCCGGCGATCGCGAATGGCAGGTTTTGCCGATGACGCTCGATGCGTCGATATTGTCGGATGAAGCCACGCTGCCGGGATTGCCCAACTTTACCGGTTGCTTCGTCGGCATGGCGTGCCAGGATCTGTCGGGTACCGGACTGGCCGCCGATTTCGAATGGTTCCGGTATCGGGAAGGCGACGAGGCGGAACGCGCCTTTTTACGCGATTGA
- a CDS encoding MFS transporter gives MRIAGIPKLRWTIIALFVGAMIINYLSRSVLGVAAPVILTEQGISNEQYGWITGAFQIGVMFQPLIGYVLDGAGLRIGFAFCVAIWSLITMAHVFAQGWLGFAALRGALGLAEGSAQPAGQKLIAEWFPSRERGVAGGIYNIGASFGAVFAPPLVAWAVLTQSWRLAFLVAGGLGILWVLIWLWWYETPARHRHIRAEEQRYINEGQEARLAATTARPAILPLLKRRDLWGIALPRLLADPTWGMLSFWMPLYLARERGFDLTQIAIFAWLPFLAADLGCLFGPAVVAFLQRRGINLIDARRSAFTLGAVMMTGMALVGWVTNPYVAIALLCLGGFAHQTLSVTVITMASDLFRRNEVATATGFAGLAGNLGVLIFSLLIGGLVDQVGYEPFFVLLGVFDLVGAALLWTLVRKPV, from the coding sequence TTGCGAATCGCTGGCATTCCCAAGCTCAGATGGACCATCATCGCGCTGTTCGTCGGCGCGATGATCATCAACTATCTGTCCCGCTCCGTTCTCGGCGTCGCCGCACCGGTGATCCTGACCGAACAGGGCATCAGCAACGAGCAATATGGCTGGATCACCGGCGCGTTCCAGATCGGCGTCATGTTTCAGCCGCTCATCGGTTACGTGCTCGACGGAGCCGGTCTCCGGATCGGCTTTGCCTTCTGCGTGGCGATCTGGTCGCTCATCACGATGGCCCATGTCTTCGCGCAAGGCTGGCTGGGCTTTGCCGCGTTGCGCGGAGCGCTCGGCCTGGCCGAGGGATCGGCGCAGCCGGCCGGCCAGAAGCTGATCGCGGAGTGGTTCCCCTCGCGCGAGCGCGGCGTCGCCGGCGGCATCTACAATATCGGCGCCTCGTTCGGCGCCGTTTTTGCGCCTCCGCTGGTAGCTTGGGCGGTGCTTACCCAAAGCTGGCGCCTCGCCTTTCTCGTTGCCGGCGGCCTCGGCATCCTGTGGGTGCTGATATGGCTCTGGTGGTACGAAACCCCGGCACGCCACCGCCACATCCGCGCCGAGGAACAGCGGTACATCAACGAAGGTCAGGAAGCGCGCCTCGCGGCGACGACGGCACGACCTGCGATCCTGCCGCTGCTGAAGCGGCGCGACCTGTGGGGCATCGCCTTGCCGCGGCTGCTCGCCGACCCGACGTGGGGGATGCTGTCATTCTGGATGCCGCTCTATCTGGCGCGTGAACGCGGGTTCGACCTGACCCAGATCGCGATCTTTGCCTGGCTGCCGTTCCTCGCCGCAGATCTCGGCTGCCTGTTCGGTCCTGCCGTCGTCGCCTTCCTGCAGCGCCGCGGCATCAACCTCATCGATGCCCGGCGCAGCGCCTTTACGCTGGGCGCGGTCATGATGACCGGAATGGCATTGGTCGGCTGGGTGACCAACCCCTATGTGGCGATCGCGTTGCTCTGCCTTGGCGGCTTCGCGCACCAGACGCTTTCGGTCACCGTCATCACCATGGCGTCCGACCTGTTCCGTCGCAACGAGGTCGCGACGGCGACAGGCTTTGCCGGATTGGCCGGCAATCTCGGCGTGCTGATCTTTTCGCTCCTTATCGGGGGCCTTGTCGACCAGGTCGGCTACGAGCCGTTCTTCGTTTTGCTTGGCGTCTTCGATCTTGTCGGCGCCGCCCTCCTTTGGACATTGGTACGCAAGCCCGTATGA
- a CDS encoding TonB-dependent receptor plug domain-containing protein, producing MLKDVSVYSKQGMLNASASFLAMIACMAPAVAAAQEVAPSSPAAAVPAEAPATPQQNEATVEQADAAEASQRDIVVTGTRIAAGGFDAPTPTTVIGEADIAANAQPNIFTTIAQLPSLQGSSGTSVNTFSTSSGQQGLSSFSLRGVGAIRTLTLLDGQRIVGANVTGVPDISLFPQLLVRRVDVVNGGASASYGSDAVGGVVNFITDTRFEGIKGNVQGGITRYGDDEQGLVQLAAGKSFLDDRLHVVASGEYSHEDGVGGGEFGTELAGGRDWFRQTTMINRGVLNDGSPQYIVRDFAQSITFAKYGLITAGPLQGIAFDQNGSPFQFQYGSNGVPARDASGAVSGCFPGFCLGGDLSGNVDAGRSLKSSIERLIGYGRVGFDFADKNEIYVSFNFGQVKTSNQPVNGQNRPNLTMQCENPFVPGLVQAACAAAGITSFQYGTSNAALGNTQVHTDRRQYRGVAGVKGELSLAGSAWNYDAYYQHGTNYTDIDVDNILLSNRFNQAIDAITLDGAIVCRSATARANGCQPLNIFGGNPSEAALRYIMPENGPYQRTRQTQDVVSLSVSGSPVDLWAGPLSIAFGGEYRHEFYTVRADPYGAGFAATPENGDYPADPVLIPGGNNWYAGNYKNGSGAYSVKEAFFEANLPILDSESLGRANINGAVRVTDYTTSGTVWAWKVGGTWDLPVDGLRIRGVTSRDVRAPNLSELFAAPVTTTLPNFFDPFNNTNVLVIQNTIGNTDLTPELARNTTAGIALVSPSWLPGLSLSFDYYTLKIKDVISSIAPADIVQLCFQNVLPETCSAFNLNNTSGPNFINVQAFNLASIDTDGFDIEASYRWQRPLGLPGNFTVRVLATHVRKFVTDTGLPGTIPNDTAGVNNGNTPDWKWLAVQTYENDDFSLLVQERWFTDGTFGNQYVVCEPGSCPASTATQPTIDDNFMPGAFYLDIGGTYNLTDQVTAYFKVDNLFDRDPARSTIFSNPALYDQLGRTYRAGVRFKF from the coding sequence ATGTTAAAGGACGTTTCGGTTTATTCGAAGCAGGGCATGCTCAATGCCTCTGCCAGCTTTCTGGCCATGATCGCGTGCATGGCGCCGGCGGTAGCCGCCGCGCAGGAGGTCGCACCTTCATCGCCTGCTGCTGCCGTGCCCGCCGAGGCGCCCGCTACGCCGCAGCAGAACGAAGCCACCGTGGAGCAGGCGGATGCGGCCGAAGCATCGCAGCGCGACATCGTCGTGACCGGGACGCGCATCGCCGCGGGCGGTTTCGATGCGCCGACGCCGACGACCGTGATTGGCGAGGCGGATATTGCCGCCAACGCCCAGCCCAACATCTTTACGACGATCGCGCAATTGCCTTCGCTTCAGGGATCGTCCGGTACGTCGGTCAATACCTTCAGCACGTCGAGCGGTCAGCAGGGGCTCAGCTCGTTCTCGCTGCGGGGGGTCGGGGCGATCCGCACGTTGACGCTGCTCGACGGGCAACGCATCGTCGGCGCCAATGTGACGGGCGTTCCCGACATCAGCCTGTTTCCCCAATTGCTGGTCCGGCGGGTGGACGTCGTCAATGGCGGCGCGTCCGCGTCCTACGGTTCCGACGCTGTCGGCGGTGTCGTGAACTTCATCACGGATACGCGTTTCGAGGGTATCAAGGGCAACGTCCAGGGCGGCATCACGCGCTACGGCGACGATGAGCAGGGGCTGGTCCAGCTTGCCGCGGGCAAGAGCTTTCTGGACGACCGGCTGCACGTCGTCGCCAGCGGGGAATATAGTCATGAGGATGGCGTCGGCGGCGGCGAGTTCGGGACGGAACTCGCAGGCGGCCGCGACTGGTTCCGGCAGACCACGATGATCAATCGCGGTGTGCTGAACGACGGATCGCCGCAGTATATCGTGCGCGATTTCGCGCAGTCGATCACATTCGCCAAATATGGTCTCATCACCGCAGGCCCGCTGCAGGGCATCGCATTCGACCAGAACGGCAGCCCCTTCCAGTTCCAGTACGGATCGAACGGGGTGCCGGCGCGCGATGCGTCGGGCGCGGTCTCCGGTTGCTTCCCGGGCTTCTGCCTGGGCGGCGATCTGAGCGGCAACGTGGATGCGGGGCGGTCGTTGAAGTCGAGCATCGAACGGCTGATCGGATATGGCCGGGTCGGTTTCGACTTCGCCGACAAGAACGAGATCTACGTCTCGTTCAACTTCGGGCAGGTCAAAACGAGCAACCAGCCGGTCAACGGCCAGAACCGGCCCAACCTGACGATGCAGTGCGAGAACCCGTTCGTGCCCGGTTTGGTGCAGGCCGCCTGCGCGGCGGCGGGGATCACCAGCTTCCAATACGGCACGAGCAACGCGGCGCTCGGCAACACCCAGGTCCATACGGATCGTCGGCAGTACAGGGGCGTGGCCGGTGTGAAGGGTGAGTTATCGCTTGCCGGATCGGCGTGGAACTATGACGCCTATTACCAGCACGGAACCAATTACACCGATATCGATGTCGACAACATCCTGCTGTCCAATCGTTTCAACCAGGCGATCGATGCGATCACGCTGGACGGCGCGATCGTGTGCCGCAGCGCGACCGCGCGCGCGAACGGCTGCCAACCGCTCAACATCTTCGGCGGCAACCCGTCCGAAGCGGCCCTGCGCTACATCATGCCCGAGAACGGACCCTATCAGCGGACGCGGCAGACGCAGGATGTCGTCAGCCTCAGCGTCTCGGGGTCGCCGGTCGATCTCTGGGCGGGCCCGTTGTCGATCGCATTCGGTGGCGAGTATCGCCATGAATTCTATACCGTCCGCGCCGACCCCTACGGCGCCGGCTTCGCCGCGACGCCCGAGAATGGCGACTATCCGGCCGATCCGGTGCTGATCCCCGGCGGCAACAATTGGTATGCGGGCAACTACAAGAACGGATCGGGCGCCTACAGCGTCAAGGAGGCGTTCTTCGAAGCCAATCTGCCGATCCTCGATTCCGAAAGCCTGGGTCGTGCGAACATCAATGGCGCGGTCCGCGTCACCGATTACACCACCTCGGGCACCGTCTGGGCGTGGAAGGTGGGTGGAACCTGGGATCTGCCGGTGGATGGGCTGCGCATCCGCGGCGTCACCTCGCGTGACGTGCGCGCGCCCAATTTGTCGGAGTTGTTCGCCGCGCCGGTCACCACCACGCTGCCGAACTTCTTCGATCCGTTCAACAATACCAATGTCCTGGTTATCCAGAATACGATCGGCAACACCGATCTGACGCCGGAACTGGCACGGAACACGACCGCCGGCATCGCCCTGGTCAGTCCATCCTGGCTGCCGGGCCTCAGCCTGTCGTTCGACTACTACACGCTCAAGATCAAGGACGTGATCTCGAGCATCGCGCCGGCCGATATCGTTCAGCTGTGCTTCCAGAACGTCCTTCCGGAAACCTGCAGCGCGTTCAACCTCAACAACACGAGCGGCCCCAACTTCATCAACGTGCAGGCGTTCAACCTCGCCTCGATCGACACCGATGGCTTCGACATCGAGGCGAGTTATCGGTGGCAGCGGCCGCTAGGATTGCCGGGCAACTTCACCGTCCGCGTGCTGGCCACCCACGTCCGCAAGTTCGTGACGGACACGGGCCTGCCGGGTACGATTCCGAACGACACCGCGGGCGTGAACAACGGCAACACGCCGGACTGGAAGTGGCTGGCGGTGCAGACCTACGAGAACGACGATTTCTCGCTGCTCGTGCAGGAGCGCTGGTTCACCGACGGCACCTTCGGCAACCAGTATGTCGTCTGCGAACCCGGCAGCTGCCCGGCGTCGACCGCCACTCAACCGACGATCGACGACAACTTCATGCCCGGCGCCTTCTATCTCGACATCGGCGGCACCTATAACCTGACCGACCAGGTCACCGCCTATTTCAAGGTGGACAATCTCTTCGACCGTGATCCCGCGCGGTCGACGATCTTCAGCAATCCGGCGCTCTACGATCAACTCGGCCGGACCTATCGCGCGGGTGTCCGCTTCAAGTTCTGA
- the istB gene encoding IS21-like element helper ATPase IstB → MTGDKMPTGTTGGTPQVLLAHHLKQLKLPTVLREYEKVARECARDGVDHPRYLLRLIELELIDRERRTVERRIRAARFPAVKSLDTFDFTAIPSLNKMLVLELARSEYILRRENVIALGNSGTGKTHVALALGLAACQKGFTVAFATAASLVNQLMEARDERRLLKLQRELAAVKLLIVDELGYVPLSATGAELLFEVLSQRYERGSTIITSNLPFEDWTQVLASERLTGALLDRLTHHVSILTMNGDSYRLKQSAGRRSARRAEQNQATVSADPNTGEIPSP, encoded by the coding sequence ATGACCGGCGACAAGATGCCGACCGGCACGACCGGCGGGACACCCCAGGTGCTGCTCGCCCACCACCTCAAGCAGCTCAAGCTGCCGACCGTGCTGCGCGAATATGAGAAGGTCGCGCGCGAATGCGCTCGCGACGGTGTCGACCACCCACGCTACCTGCTGCGCCTCATCGAGCTTGAGCTCATCGACAGGGAGCGGCGCACGGTCGAGCGGCGGATCCGCGCCGCCCGCTTCCCGGCGGTGAAGAGTCTCGACACCTTCGACTTCACAGCCATCCCCAGCCTCAACAAGATGCTGGTGCTCGAGCTCGCTCGCTCGGAGTATATCCTTCGGCGGGAGAACGTCATTGCGCTGGGCAACAGCGGCACGGGCAAGACGCACGTCGCTCTCGCGCTCGGCCTGGCTGCTTGCCAGAAGGGATTCACCGTCGCCTTCGCGACCGCCGCTTCGCTGGTCAACCAGCTGATGGAGGCGCGCGACGAGCGGCGCCTGCTCAAGCTCCAGCGGGAACTGGCGGCCGTGAAGCTGCTCATCGTCGACGAGCTCGGCTATGTGCCGCTGTCGGCGACTGGCGCCGAACTTCTCTTCGAGGTGCTGTCGCAGCGCTACGAGCGCGGCTCGACCATCATCACGTCGAACTTGCCGTTCGAGGACTGGACCCAGGTCCTCGCCTCAGAACGGCTTACCGGCGCGCTGCTCGACCGGCTCACCCACCACGTCTCCATCCTCACCATGAACGGCGACAGCTACCGCCTCAAACAGTCCGCCGGCCGGCGATCAGCCAGAAGGGCGGAGCAAAACCAGGCCACCGTGTCGGCCGACCCGAACACCGGCGAGATCCCGTCGCCATAG
- the istA gene encoding IS21 family transposase: protein MFALESYAAVRRFVFVEGHSRREAAKAFGLSRDTVAKMCAFSLPPGYRRTKPPEKPKLGPLLPVIDAILREDRLSPAKQQHTAKRIFERLRDEHGYGGGYTVVKDYVRQSRARSRETFVPLAHPPGHAQVDFGEAWAEIGGMRQKVHYFCMDLPHSDACFVKAYPRETTEAFLDGHVSAFAFFGGVPLSILYDNLKIAVARICGDGKRERTRAFTELVSHYLFADRFGRPGKGNDKGKVEALVKHARAMFMVPIPVARSFDELNERLAKDCLARQNGHAGRHADTIAERLVADRQAFRALPAVPLEPCEKRSARVSSTALVRYRTNDYSVPTVYGFRDVLVKGFVDEVVISIAGEEIARHPRSYGEGAFVANPLHYLALIEQKPGALDQAAALQGWDLPEIFQHLRHLLEARMGTKGKREFIQVLRLLEALPLAVVTDAVTQAVQLGAIGFDAVKLIALARIERRPPRLDLAAYPHLPRTDVKTTRAADYGVLAA, encoded by the coding sequence ATGTTTGCCTTGGAGAGTTACGCGGCCGTTCGGCGTTTTGTGTTCGTGGAAGGTCACAGCCGCCGGGAGGCGGCGAAGGCGTTCGGTCTGAGCCGGGACACGGTGGCGAAGATGTGCGCGTTCTCGCTGCCGCCGGGCTACCGGCGCACGAAGCCGCCGGAGAAGCCGAAGCTAGGTCCGCTGTTGCCGGTCATCGACGCTATCCTGCGCGAGGATCGCCTGTCGCCGGCCAAGCAGCAGCACACCGCCAAGCGGATCTTCGAGCGGCTGCGCGACGAGCATGGCTATGGCGGCGGCTACACGGTGGTGAAGGACTATGTCCGGCAGAGCCGCGCACGCAGCCGCGAGACGTTCGTGCCGCTGGCACACCCGCCGGGCCATGCCCAGGTCGACTTCGGCGAGGCGTGGGCAGAGATCGGCGGCATGCGGCAGAAGGTCCATTATTTCTGCATGGACCTGCCGCACTCAGATGCGTGTTTCGTGAAGGCCTATCCGCGCGAGACGACCGAGGCGTTCCTCGACGGTCATGTTTCGGCCTTCGCCTTTTTCGGCGGCGTGCCGCTGTCCATCCTCTACGACAATCTGAAGATCGCGGTGGCGAGGATCTGCGGCGACGGCAAGCGCGAGCGCACGCGGGCCTTCACCGAGCTGGTCAGCCACTATTTGTTTGCCGACCGCTTCGGTCGTCCCGGCAAGGGCAACGACAAGGGGAAGGTCGAAGCGCTGGTGAAGCACGCCCGCGCGATGTTCATGGTGCCCATTCCGGTAGCGCGCAGCTTCGACGAGTTGAACGAGCGCCTGGCGAAGGATTGCCTGGCTCGACAGAACGGGCATGCCGGGCGCCATGCCGACACCATCGCCGAGCGCCTCGTCGCCGACCGGCAGGCCTTCCGGGCCTTGCCGGCGGTGCCGTTGGAGCCGTGCGAGAAGCGGTCGGCGCGCGTATCGTCGACCGCGCTGGTGCGCTATCGGACCAACGACTATTCGGTGCCAACCGTCTATGGCTTCCGCGACGTCCTGGTGAAGGGGTTCGTCGACGAGGTGGTCATCAGCATCGCCGGCGAGGAGATCGCCCGGCATCCGCGCAGCTATGGCGAGGGCGCATTCGTCGCCAACCCGCTGCATTATCTCGCGCTCATCGAGCAGAAGCCCGGCGCGCTCGACCAGGCGGCCGCCTTGCAGGGCTGGGATCTGCCCGAGATCTTCCAGCATCTGCGCCACCTTCTGGAAGCTCGTATGGGCACCAAGGGGAAGCGCGAGTTCATCCAGGTGCTGCGGCTGCTCGAAGCCCTGCCGCTCGCCGTCGTCACCGACGCGGTGACGCAGGCCGTGCAGCTCGGCGCCATCGGCTTCGACGCGGTGAAGCTCATCGCGCTGGCGCGTATCGAACGGCGACCGCCCCGTCTCGATCTGGCCGCCTATCCGCACCTGCCCCGGACGGACGTGAAGACGACACGGGCGGCGGACTATGGGGTGCTGGCGGCATGA
- a CDS encoding tryptophan halogenase family protein, with product MVNPVRNIVIVGGGTAGWLTAGVIAARHQGRIGAGGFTVTLVESPNIPIIGVGEGTWPTLRTTLSKIGVSETDFFRECDAAFKQGARFARWTTGAVDDGYYHPLMLPQGFGQVNLAPHWLAGDDGKSFCDAVCPQGHICDDGLAPKTIATPEFDAIANYAYHLDAGKFADFLRRHCCDVLGVRHVLADVQRVVQTESGDIAHLVTEQAGEIAGDLFVDCTGFKALLIGQTMGVRFKPLSDTLFCDTALAVQVPHADAHAPIASHTISTAQSAGWIWDIGLPTRRGTGYVFSSAHISDEDAERELRAYLGPIADGLDVRKIAINAGHRETFWRGNCVAVGLAAGFLEPLEASAIVLIELSAKLIAEQMPACREVMDVIASRFNATTHYRWGRIIDFLKLHYALTQRQDSDFWRDNQRPETMPDRLRELMLLWRHHSPWFHDEFDRVEEVFPPASYQYVLYGMRFRTEVDPAALAQDARAATRAMQENAAQTERLRGRLPRHRDLIEKICVGR from the coding sequence ATGGTGAATCCCGTTCGCAATATCGTCATCGTCGGCGGGGGCACGGCCGGGTGGCTGACTGCCGGCGTGATCGCCGCCAGGCATCAGGGTCGTATCGGCGCTGGCGGGTTCACGGTGACATTGGTGGAATCGCCGAACATACCGATCATCGGTGTCGGCGAAGGCACCTGGCCGACGCTAAGGACGACGCTTTCCAAGATCGGTGTTTCCGAGACCGACTTCTTTCGTGAGTGCGACGCTGCGTTCAAGCAGGGCGCCCGGTTCGCCCGCTGGACCACCGGCGCGGTGGACGATGGCTATTATCACCCGCTGATGCTGCCGCAGGGCTTCGGCCAGGTGAACCTCGCGCCGCACTGGCTGGCCGGGGACGACGGCAAGAGCTTCTGCGATGCGGTGTGCCCGCAAGGACATATCTGCGACGACGGCCTGGCACCCAAGACGATCGCAACCCCCGAATTCGACGCGATCGCGAATTACGCCTATCATCTGGATGCAGGGAAATTCGCCGATTTTCTGCGCCGCCATTGCTGCGACGTCCTCGGCGTCCGCCATGTGCTCGCGGATGTCCAGCGCGTGGTCCAGACGGAATCCGGTGACATCGCGCATCTCGTCACCGAGCAGGCCGGCGAGATCGCGGGCGATCTGTTCGTAGACTGTACCGGCTTCAAGGCGCTGCTGATCGGGCAGACCATGGGCGTCCGCTTCAAGCCGCTGAGCGACACGCTGTTCTGCGACACCGCGCTCGCGGTCCAGGTGCCGCACGCAGATGCGCACGCACCGATCGCGTCGCACACGATCTCGACCGCGCAGTCGGCCGGATGGATCTGGGATATCGGTCTGCCGACCCGCCGCGGTACCGGCTACGTCTTTTCGAGCGCGCATATCAGCGACGAAGACGCCGAGCGCGAGCTGCGCGCGTACCTCGGCCCGATCGCCGACGGGCTGGACGTTCGGAAGATCGCGATCAATGCCGGGCATCGCGAAACGTTCTGGCGCGGCAACTGCGTCGCCGTCGGGCTGGCCGCCGGATTCCTCGAGCCGCTCGAAGCGTCGGCGATCGTGCTCATCGAGCTGTCGGCCAAGCTGATCGCCGAACAGATGCCCGCGTGCCGCGAAGTGATGGACGTGATCGCGTCGCGCTTCAATGCGACCACCCACTATCGGTGGGGCAGAATCATCGACTTCCTCAAGCTGCACTATGCGCTCACCCAGCGCCAGGACAGCGACTTCTGGCGCGACAATCAGCGCCCGGAAACGATGCCCGACCGCTTGCGCGAGTTGATGCTGCTCTGGCGCCACCACTCGCCATGGTTCCACGACGAGTTCGACCGCGTCGAGGAGGTGTTTCCGCCCGCGAGCTATCAGTATGTGTTGTATGGCATGCGCTTCCGGACCGAGGTCGATCCGGCCGCGCTGGCGCAGGATGCGCGCGCCGCGACCCGCGCGATGCAGGAAAATGCCGCTCAGACGGAGCGGCTCCGCGGTCGCCTGCCCCGCCACCGCGACCTGATCGAGAAGATCTGTGTAGGGCGGTGA